AACATTTCAACAAAAACTTGTCCAGACTGTGGAAAACCGATGCTTGAAGTAAACGGCAAAAAAGGTAAAATGCTTGTATGCCAAGACCGCGAATGTGGTCATCGTAAAAATGTATCCCGTACGACAAATGCAAGATGCCCTCAATGTAAGAAAAAACTAGAACTTCGCGGTGAAGGAGATGGGCAAATCTTCGCATGTAAATGTGGATATCGCGAGAAGCTTTCTACATTCCAAGAGCGCCGCAAGAAAGAATCAGGAAATAAAGCAGATAAACGCTACGTGCAAAAATATATGAAGCAGCAACAAAAAGAAGAAGAAGAGCCATTAAATAACGCACTAGCAGAAGCATTAAAAAAGTTAAAATTTGAATAAAAAAAAGTTTCTACTNNNNNNNNNNNNNNNNNNNNNNNNNNNNNNNNNNNNNNNNNNNNNNNNNNNNNNNNNNNNNNNNNNNNNNNNNNNNNNNNNNNNNNNNNNNNNNNNNNNNGTCGCTCAATGGCGACTCCCTTATGTTAACACCTTCATTTTTCCATGTCAACTAAGTTTTTTAATTTCTTTTTTTCGCTTTCTGCCGTTTCGCATCAGCGACGGTTATTAATATATCATGCAGTTTATACATGGTCAATACTTTTCATAAAAAAATTTCACATCCCGTTTATTTCTTTTTTTCATCATTTTAACAAACCCCACTTCTTTTAAATCAAAAATTCAAAATTTTATGTTATATTATTCCTATAGGAGCGTGATGGGAATGGGGATTAAATATTCGAACAAAATCAATAAAATTCGAACCTTTGCATTAAGTTTAGTATTTATCGGACTCTTCATTGCATACTTAGGCGTATTTTTTCGCGAAAATATTATTATTATGACCATTTTTATGATGGTTGGCTTTTTAGCAGTTATCGCTAGCACCGTCGTTTACTTTTGGATTGGTATGTTATCTACAAAAACCGTACAAATCATTTGCCCAAGTTGTAACAAACCTACCAAAATGCTCGGCCGAGTAGACGCATGTATGCATTGCAATCAACCCTTAACGCTTGATCGTAATTTAGAAGGAAAAGAGTTTGATGAGAGGTATAATAAAAAGAGCTATAAAGCATAAAATGGAGTTTATATAATAAAGAAAGAGGTCAACGTAACCGTTGACCTCTTTCTTTATTATATATTACGCCTTATGACATTCTGGACATACGCCATAAATCTCTAAACGATGACTATTAATAACAAAGCCGGTTGCTTTCACAGCTTCATCTTCAAGTTTTTCCAAACCTCCATAAGGAAAATCAACAATCTTACCACACTTTTCACAAATTACATGGTAATGCTGACTTGTAACATAATCAAATCTACTTGAAGCGTCTCCATAAGTTAATTCCTTAACAAGCCCAACTTCTTTAAATACACGTAAGTTATTATAAACAGTTGCAACGCTCATATTTGGAAACTTACCTTCTAACGCTTTATAAATTTCATCCGCTGTTGGGTGCGTCATAGATTCCACAAGGTACTCTAAAATAGCATGACGCTGTGGAGTAATGCGTACACCCGTATTTTTCAGCATTTCTAGCGCTTCTTTTAATTCTTCTTTGACCACCGTCATGCACCCCGATTCTATACGGATTATTATTTTATAATTCTTATAAAGAGTGTACTCCTTTTCTTGTCAATCGTCAATATTTCTACTATAACTGTGTAGTTTATTTTTCATCTAACCTTATTCTTATGTATATTTGTCCTTCCTTTATACATTTACATAGAAAAAAGTGCGAAATAATCGCACTTGGAATACTATCATCTGAGGAGGTATGCCCTACCCTCTTAATGTATGAAACATCAGCACAAGTGTATAGACATATGCCTCATAGTAATTACATCATAATAAATTCCCTTCAGTTCTTGCTTATGCAGAACCTTAATCTAAATAAGAAAGGATGTCTTCGATATGCCCTTTCACTTTTACTTTACGCCATTCTTTTACTAGTTCACCATCTTTATTAATAAGAAACGTAGATCTTTCAATTCCCATGTACTCTTTTCCGAAATTCTTTTTCAGCTTCCATACATCATATAGTTCCGCCACTTTATGATCTTCATCTACTAAAAGTAAGAATGGCAAATCATGCTTTTCAATAAATTTTAAATGTCTATTCACTGGATCTGGACTTATACCAAGTATAACCGTATCTTTTTCTTGAAATAATCCGTATGCATCTCGGAAATCACACGCTTCTGTTGTACAGCCTGGTGTCATATCTTTCGGATAAAAATATAGTGCTACATTTTTCCCGTGAAAGTCCGATAGCTTAACCTGCTCTCCGTTACTTCCTTCTAGTGTAAAATCCGGTGCCATTTCTCCTACTGCGACCATCTTTATCACTCCTTGTCTTTTCCTTCTACTATAACAAATGTTATCTCATTTTTCATTGTCTATCACTGTTCGAACTACGAATGCAAACGGCAATGTATATCCAATCAACGCTTCAATAATTGCAATCCAGCGTCCGATTCCAACAGGAGTTACATCACCATATCCAACAGATAATAAAGTAACCGCACTAAAATATAAGCATACTTCTACCAGTTGGAAAGAATGGACAGTTAAACTTTCTCCGTCTTCTCTTAAGACGGCAAATCCACTTTCCTCTAATACAACATAACTTAATCCAAATGCGATAAGCACCGTTGTGTAAATTAGAAATAATGAAGTTAGGTTATACAAGGAAAAGAAACGCTTCGAATCTGAGTATGAGCTCCATAATATTTGAATACTCCTTAACACAGCAATGGCTGAAATTAATAAAATAAGTCCCCATAACATGTCCTCCACCTCATCCTATATGTATGAGGACAAAGAACAATTTATCCCACAGTAGATGAAACTTGTATATCTGTCGTTAGTTTCCCGCACCGCGGTATTTCTTCACTCCAAAATTCCAAAGCGTGATTGCAATTGTAAAACAAATTACACCAACAAACGGTGTCGCAAACGCATAACTGTTCCATTCTGTCTTTCTAAGAAAATACGCCGCTGGATATACACCAACAAATGCAAATGGTAAGACAAACGTTAAAACAAACCGGATCACACGGTTATAAATATTTACAGGATATCGCCCATAATTCCCAATGTTATACATCAATGGCATAATAGAGCTTTTTGCATCTGACCAAAAGCCAATACTTGCAAGTGTCACAAATATCCCGCCATATACAAGGGCACCTCCAGCTACCATGAACAAGAAAAGAAAGAAATCGTACCAATAAAAGGATAATTGAAGCTGCACTGACGCATATCCCATTACAATAATCCCAGTAACTGCACCAATCAAAGACTCCAGTTCCATTCGCTCTAATATAATTTGGAATAAACTATGAATCGGTCTTGTTAAAACACGATCCATTTCTCCCTTAATAATGTATCGATCATTAAAATCCCATATATTAAAGAAAGCAGAAAAGATAGCAAATGGTACTAAGAAAAAGCCATAAATAAAAATAACTTCTTCTCGGCTCCATCCCTTTAATGCTTGTGTATGTCCGAAAACAACAAGAATAAAAATTAAGTTAACAGCTTGGAGTAGTAAATCAGATAATAATCCAACGATAAAATCGCCGCGATACTCTAGTTTAGTTTTTATATATTGGCTTGCATATTGCAAAAACAGTTTTATATACAGCATCTCATCATCCCCCTTGTACAATTAGGCGTTTTCTCGCCGTTTTCCACATCAGCACAATTGGAACAATAAGTACGACTGCCCAAATCATTTGAAATAATAAAGCCTGATACAACTTACTTCCTTGTATTCCTTCAGAGAAAATCATACTCGGAATATAACTGATTGCTTGAAATGGCAAAAACACCATCGCTTTTTGTGCCCATAGAGGATAAAAGCTAATGGGTAGTAATAAACCTGAAAATAAATCAATAACCACACGTTTTGCATACATAATTCCACTATTATTAAATAAGAAAAAAGTAAGCATGCCTGTCATTAAATTAATTTGCGTATTAATAATAAAACTGAAAACTAACGACAGAAAAAAATATAACCACGTTTGAAAATTGGTTGTAATTTGTAACGAGAATAAAAGTGTAACAATGATCATACCGGGAATAGAAAAGAATGCAAAACGGAAGATCCCCTCTCCAAGACCTTGCATAACTTTCATTCCTAAGTAGTTATATGGACGAATTAATTCAACAGCTACACGTCCCTCTTGAATTTCCATCGCAATTTCTCTGTCAATATTATTAAAATAAAAAGCGCGAGCCATCCACGCGATGGCAATGTAGGTTGTCATTTGAGAAATCGATAAACTTTCGATATTCTCTTTCCCACTGTAAATAGCTTGCCATAAAAAATAATACGCTCCGATGTTAATCGTATAAATTAAAATTCCACTATAGTAATTTGTCCGATAAGCAAGCATCATTAAAAAACGAATACGAATCATTTCAATATACTTACCCATGAATCATACCCTCTTCATAAATATTACGGATAATTTCTTCTGTCGACACTTCATTAATTTTTAAATCTTTAATTTGAAAGGCTTGGACTACTTTGGAAATAAGCATAGAAATTATAACTTCTTCATTGGGTATTTTCGCAATCCATGTATATTCTTCTTTCCCTTGTGACCAAACTACATGATTATCCGGCATTAGCATTAACAGTTGTTGATATGAAACTGGTGCTGTAAATTGAAAATGTATTTCTTTTTCTGCTCCCCACTGCGAACGAAGC
This sequence is a window from Bacillus pseudomycoides DSM 12442. Protein-coding genes within it:
- a CDS encoding YgzB family protein, with amino-acid sequence MGIKYSNKINKIRTFALSLVFIGLFIAYLGVFFRENIIIMTIFMMVGFLAVIASTVVYFWIGMLSTKTVQIICPSCNKPTKMLGRVDACMHCNQPLTLDRNLEGKEFDERYNKKSYKA
- the perR gene encoding peroxide-responsive transcriptional repressor PerR, with amino-acid sequence MVKEELKEALEMLKNTGVRITPQRHAILEYLVESMTHPTADEIYKALEGKFPNMSVATVYNNLRVFKEVGLVKELTYGDASSRFDYVTSQHYHVICEKCGKIVDFPYGGLEKLEDEAVKATGFVINSHRLEIYGVCPECHKA
- the bcp gene encoding thioredoxin-dependent thiol peroxidase — protein: MVAVGEMAPDFTLEGSNGEQVKLSDFHGKNVALYFYPKDMTPGCTTEACDFRDAYGLFQEKDTVILGISPDPVNRHLKFIEKHDLPFLLLVDEDHKVAELYDVWKLKKNFGKEYMGIERSTFLINKDGELVKEWRKVKVKGHIEDILSYLD
- a CDS encoding potassium channel family protein, coding for MLWGLILLISAIAVLRSIQILWSSYSDSKRFFSLYNLTSLFLIYTTVLIAFGLSYVVLEESGFAVLREDGESLTVHSFQLVEVCLYFSAVTLLSVGYGDVTPVGIGRWIAIIEALIGYTLPFAFVVRTVIDNEK
- a CDS encoding ABC transporter permease translates to MLYIKLFLQYASQYIKTKLEYRGDFIVGLLSDLLLQAVNLIFILVVFGHTQALKGWSREEVIFIYGFFLVPFAIFSAFFNIWDFNDRYIIKGEMDRVLTRPIHSLFQIILERMELESLIGAVTGIIVMGYASVQLQLSFYWYDFFLFLFMVAGGALVYGGIFVTLASIGFWSDAKSSIMPLMYNIGNYGRYPVNIYNRVIRFVLTFVLPFAFVGVYPAAYFLRKTEWNSYAFATPFVGVICFTIAITLWNFGVKKYRGAGN
- a CDS encoding ABC transporter permease; this translates as MGKYIEMIRIRFLMMLAYRTNYYSGILIYTINIGAYYFLWQAIYSGKENIESLSISQMTTYIAIAWMARAFYFNNIDREIAMEIQEGRVAVELIRPYNYLGMKVMQGLGEGIFRFAFFSIPGMIIVTLLFSLQITTNFQTWLYFFLSLVFSFIINTQINLMTGMLTFFLFNNSGIMYAKRVVIDLFSGLLLPISFYPLWAQKAMVFLPFQAISYIPSMIFSEGIQGSKLYQALLFQMIWAVVLIVPIVLMWKTARKRLIVQGG